In one window of Egicoccus sp. AB-alg2 DNA:
- a CDS encoding type II toxin-antitoxin system VapC family toxin: MIVVDSSAIVEWLLRLPRAEAVEARLSRQDETLHAPHFVDVEVAQVLRRLTPAGAVREERSRQALDDLADLDLVRHPHDVLLPVVWRLRDNLTAYDGVYVALAEVLDAPLLTLDARLAAAPGHRARIEVVG; this comes from the coding sequence ATGATCGTGGTCGACTCCTCGGCCATCGTGGAGTGGCTGCTGCGACTTCCACGGGCGGAGGCGGTCGAGGCTCGGCTGTCGCGCCAGGACGAGACGCTGCATGCGCCGCATTTCGTCGATGTTGAGGTGGCGCAGGTGCTTCGGCGGCTGACGCCAGCTGGCGCGGTAAGGGAGGAACGCAGCCGTCAGGCGCTCGACGACCTCGCCGACCTGGACCTGGTTCGCCATCCACATGACGTGTTGCTTCCGGTGGTCTGGCGGCTGCGTGACAACCTGACCGCGTACGACGGCGTCTATGTCGCTCTGGCCGAGGTGCTCGACGCGCCGCTGCTGACCCTCGACGCACGCCTCGCAGCAGCACCTGGCCACCGCGCCCGCATCGAGGTCGTGGGTTGA
- a CDS encoding phosphotransferase enzyme family protein, producing MVVETAGQPPAALLAWLVDVLGSGTEIVATVDLSQADSRGPWRVQVRRDGDTRDLVLKAARPDDEERPRYATATAALQVAEQHDVPAPRPVAHDIAGECGWLTLVTTALPGTSRIPSRATSERLRGLGRAAAGIHGAAVSVSDVLPVRARTLDGYDLDAAGTRTPSTPLLSRAREFLASTPAPADPLGFVHGDLWQGNMLWDGDHYWGAIDWDFAGVGPAGIDLGSLRADVAVLHGVEAADEVLRGWEEAAGRPANNVAYWDVVAGVATPDDLGGWLPNFHAQGRTDLDLATVTTRRDRFLTDALARLR from the coding sequence ATGGTCGTCGAGACCGCAGGTCAGCCGCCAGCCGCCTTGCTGGCGTGGCTGGTCGACGTGCTGGGCTCCGGCACCGAGATCGTGGCGACCGTCGACCTCTCGCAAGCCGATTCGCGGGGTCCCTGGCGCGTGCAGGTGCGGCGCGACGGCGATACCCGGGATCTGGTGCTGAAGGCGGCCCGGCCGGACGACGAGGAGCGTCCGAGGTACGCGACGGCCACAGCGGCACTGCAGGTGGCCGAGCAGCACGACGTCCCGGCGCCGCGGCCGGTCGCACACGACATCGCGGGGGAGTGCGGTTGGCTCACGCTGGTGACGACCGCGCTCCCCGGGACCAGCCGGATCCCGAGCCGTGCGACGTCGGAGCGTCTGCGCGGCCTGGGTCGTGCCGCGGCAGGCATTCACGGCGCTGCCGTGTCGGTGAGCGACGTGCTGCCGGTGCGGGCGCGGACGCTCGATGGCTACGACCTCGACGCTGCCGGGACCAGGACGCCGTCGACGCCGCTGCTGTCCCGGGCGCGCGAGTTCCTGGCGTCGACGCCGGCGCCGGCGGACCCGCTGGGGTTCGTCCACGGCGATCTGTGGCAGGGCAACATGCTGTGGGACGGGGACCACTACTGGGGCGCGATCGACTGGGACTTCGCCGGCGTCGGGCCGGCCGGCATCGACCTGGGCTCGCTTCGCGCGGACGTCGCCGTGCTGCACGGCGTGGAGGCGGCCGACGAGGTGTTGCGTGGCTGGGAGGAGGCAGCCGGTCGCCCGGCGAACAACGTCGCGTACTGGGACGTCGTCGCGGGCGTTGCCACGCCGGACGACCTCGGCGGCTGGCTACCCAACTTCCACGCCCAGGGGCGCACCGACCTCGACCTGGCGACCGTCACCACCCGCCGCGACCGCTTCCTCACCGACGCGCTGGCCCGACTGCGCTGA
- a CDS encoding VOC family protein gives MKIRFQVVAIDAAELEPVSTFWAGVLDGTVDVDDDWHMVMDRDGVPRIGVQLAPNHVPPDWPDGEVQQQLHLDLWVDDLAAAHEEVMALGARLLRAAPDLDAEEGWQVYADPAGHPFCLCWHRSLA, from the coding sequence GTGAAGATCCGGTTCCAAGTCGTCGCCATCGATGCGGCGGAGCTGGAGCCCGTGAGCACGTTCTGGGCCGGCGTCCTCGACGGCACGGTCGACGTCGATGACGACTGGCACATGGTCATGGACCGTGACGGGGTGCCGCGCATCGGTGTCCAGCTCGCACCGAACCACGTGCCGCCCGACTGGCCCGACGGCGAGGTGCAGCAGCAGCTGCACCTCGACCTGTGGGTCGACGACCTCGCGGCCGCGCACGAGGAGGTGATGGCGCTCGGGGCGAGGCTGCTCCGCGCGGCGCCGGACCTGGATGCTGAGGAGGGCTGGCAGGTCTACGCCGACCCCGCGGGCCACCCCTTCTGCCTCTGCTGGCACCGCTCGCTCGCCTGA
- a CDS encoding RNA polymerase sigma factor, translated as MADDEPDRAARFRALYLDTHAEVLRFALRRVEPAQAEDVVADAYLVAWRRLDEAPQHHDDQRAWLFGVARHCLLNSRRGHARHQALAVRIATVAAPTGTTSGADDGVADRLQLAAAWRRLRPADQEALALTVFEELTSPRAAEVLGISPVAFRLRLLRARRALRRQLDATAESAAANPAATDPASTTGHLPPTTWDPTLETRP; from the coding sequence ATGGCAGACGACGAACCCGATCGCGCGGCCCGGTTCCGCGCCCTCTACCTCGACACCCACGCCGAGGTGCTGCGCTTCGCGCTGCGGCGCGTCGAGCCGGCGCAGGCCGAGGACGTCGTCGCCGACGCGTACCTGGTGGCGTGGCGGCGGCTCGACGAGGCACCGCAGCACCACGACGACCAGCGCGCCTGGTTGTTCGGGGTCGCCCGCCACTGCCTGCTGAACAGCCGCCGGGGACACGCCCGACACCAGGCGCTCGCCGTCCGCATCGCCACCGTCGCAGCGCCCACCGGAACGACCAGCGGCGCGGACGACGGCGTGGCCGACCGGCTGCAGCTGGCCGCGGCCTGGCGGCGGCTGCGGCCAGCCGACCAGGAGGCGCTGGCGCTCACGGTGTTCGAGGAGCTGACCTCCCCGCGAGCGGCCGAGGTGCTCGGCATCTCGCCGGTCGCCTTCCGGCTGCGGCTGCTGCGCGCCCGTCGGGCGCTGCGCCGACAGCTGGACGCCACCGCGGAGTCCGCGGCCGCCAACCCCGCGGCCACGGATCCCGCGTCCACGACTGGACACCTCCCTCCCACGACGTGGGATCCGACGCTGGAGACGCGGCCATGA
- a CDS encoding DUF433 domain-containing protein, whose translation MSLQRISIDPARMQGLPCIRGTRVTVSAVLGQLAAGRTIEQLLEDYPQLERDDVLAALEYAAAVTREREIRLTAAG comes from the coding sequence ATGAGCCTTCAGCGGATCTCCATCGACCCTGCTCGGATGCAGGGCCTGCCTTGTATCCGAGGGACACGGGTCACCGTCAGTGCCGTCCTCGGTCAACTCGCAGCGGGCCGCACGATCGAGCAACTCCTCGAGGACTACCCGCAACTCGAACGTGACGACGTCCTCGCCGCCTTGGAGTACGCCGCTGCCGTCACTCGCGAGCGTGAGATTCGCCTCACCGCCGCCGGATGA
- a CDS encoding site-specific integrase, whose translation MRRGELLGLRWEDLDLDVPQLRVAAALTSAGGQLRLKRTKTRKVRTLHLDTDTAELLARQPRRASAPYPLVFTRPDGSPWRPEEVSDRWRRQWPGLELPVIRLHDLRHTHATLLLQAGVPIKVVSERLGHSKVALTLDVYAHVLPAMDQAAADAIGALVRTATPSTP comes from the coding sequence ATGCGCCGCGGCGAACTGCTCGGCCTGCGCTGGGAGGACCTCGACCTCGACGTGCCGCAGCTCCGAGTGGCCGCGGCGCTCACGTCGGCGGGCGGCCAGCTCCGGCTGAAGCGCACCAAGACCCGCAAGGTCCGCACGCTCCACCTCGACACCGACACCGCCGAGCTCCTGGCACGACAACCACGCCGAGCCTCGGCGCCGTACCCACTGGTGTTCACCCGTCCCGACGGCAGCCCGTGGCGGCCGGAGGAAGTCAGCGATCGCTGGCGCCGCCAGTGGCCGGGTCTGGAGCTGCCCGTCATCCGTCTCCACGACCTGCGCCACACCCACGCGACGCTGCTCCTGCAGGCCGGCGTGCCGATCAAGGTCGTCAGCGAACGGCTCGGTCACAGCAAGGTCGCGCTGACCCTGGACGTCTACGCCCACGTGCTTCCCGCGATGGACCAAGCCGCCGCCGACGCAATCGGCGCGCTCGTGCGAACCGCCACCCCGTCAACGCCCTAG
- a CDS encoding DUF2510 domain-containing protein, which translates to MSEQSTAPGWYLDPEALVQLRYHDGDVWTDESRTWSPEELARDGLPAAIDDLEEEATELQRSTRHAAWLLGGSFLFLFLLPMVWMPVLAAVSAVEAKRADRAWRAGQLATARRRHRSARRWRLVTYWSVPVFVTFLLLGAALAVGQFLAG; encoded by the coding sequence GTGTCCGAACAGTCGACCGCGCCCGGTTGGTACCTCGATCCGGAGGCGCTCGTGCAGTTGCGCTACCACGACGGTGACGTGTGGACGGACGAGTCGCGCACGTGGTCGCCGGAGGAGTTGGCGCGCGACGGGCTGCCGGCGGCGATCGACGACCTCGAGGAAGAGGCCACCGAACTCCAGCGGAGCACCAGGCACGCCGCATGGCTCCTCGGCGGCTCCTTCCTCTTCCTGTTTCTGCTGCCGATGGTCTGGATGCCGGTCCTGGCCGCCGTCTCGGCCGTCGAAGCCAAGCGGGCCGACCGGGCCTGGCGCGCCGGCCAGCTCGCGACCGCGCGACGTCGGCACCGCTCGGCACGGCGATGGCGGCTGGTGACCTACTGGAGCGTGCCGGTGTTCGTCACGTTCCTGCTCCTGGGCGCTGCGCTCGCGGTCGGCCAGTTCCTCGCCGGCTGA
- a CDS encoding ChaB family protein: MPIEKKDDLPGTIQRSPKKAQRTFAKAHDSALETYDGDEERAHRVGYSALKHSYEKVDDHWEPKDEKGPSDERAKRGGPGKEGRTAGGVDVEGHSKKELYERAKKLDVPGRSSMSKQELGEAIARKQD; encoded by the coding sequence ATGCCGATCGAGAAGAAGGACGACCTGCCCGGCACGATCCAGCGATCGCCGAAGAAGGCGCAGCGGACGTTCGCGAAGGCCCACGACTCCGCCTTGGAGACCTACGACGGCGACGAGGAGCGCGCACACCGGGTGGGGTACTCGGCGCTGAAGCACAGCTACGAGAAGGTCGACGACCACTGGGAGCCGAAGGACGAGAAGGGCCCGTCGGACGAACGCGCCAAGCGCGGCGGTCCGGGCAAGGAGGGCCGCACCGCCGGAGGCGTGGACGTCGAGGGCCACAGCAAGAAGGAGCTGTACGAGCGGGCGAAGAAGCTCGATGTTCCCGGCCGCTCGTCGATGAGCAAGCAGGAACTCGGCGAGGCGATCGCCCGCAAGCAGGACTGA
- a CDS encoding ScyD/ScyE family protein, whose amino-acid sequence MIEHQRRRLRRGTAAGLGAVLALSMALPAGADTVVTPVVEDVAMPLGLAIGEDGTIYVAEAFFALTTVDRDSNRTTRYEGAVGGVDATGKGNVAVVGGGPTQLTALQPSGRTSFVASLEDHETAVNPDGGVRYGFVDADEACQAELGAIADFLVPYDGIVESNPYAVAVAGGEWFVADAAGNTIVRVGRNGRVSTHAVLPPVPVTFTQELVDGIAEQYGIALPSCVVGQRFLAEPVPTDVEVGPDGDLYVSSLPGFPELPGMGGVFRVDRRSGAASSVATGLTGAVDLAVAGDGTIYVAELFAGRISAVSGGAVSTLVEVDSPAAIEVARDGTVYATTGAFGPSGAVVTITP is encoded by the coding sequence GTGATCGAGCACCAACGCCGCCGCCTCCGCCGCGGCACGGCGGCCGGACTGGGCGCCGTCCTGGCATTGTCGATGGCGCTGCCTGCAGGGGCGGACACGGTCGTGACGCCGGTCGTCGAGGACGTCGCCATGCCGCTGGGCCTCGCCATCGGTGAGGACGGCACCATCTACGTCGCCGAGGCCTTCTTCGCGTTGACGACCGTGGATCGCGACAGCAACCGCACGACCCGCTACGAGGGCGCGGTCGGTGGCGTCGACGCCACCGGGAAGGGCAACGTGGCCGTCGTCGGCGGCGGGCCGACGCAGCTGACGGCCCTGCAGCCGAGCGGGCGGACGTCGTTCGTGGCCTCGCTGGAGGACCACGAGACGGCCGTGAACCCGGACGGTGGCGTGCGCTACGGGTTCGTGGATGCCGACGAGGCGTGCCAGGCCGAGTTGGGGGCCATCGCCGACTTCCTGGTGCCCTACGACGGGATCGTGGAGTCCAACCCGTACGCGGTCGCGGTCGCGGGCGGGGAGTGGTTCGTCGCCGACGCGGCTGGCAACACGATCGTGCGGGTCGGCCGCAACGGGCGCGTGTCGACGCACGCGGTGCTGCCGCCGGTGCCGGTGACCTTCACGCAGGAGCTCGTCGACGGGATCGCCGAGCAGTACGGGATCGCGCTGCCGTCGTGTGTGGTGGGGCAGAGGTTCCTGGCCGAGCCGGTGCCGACCGACGTCGAGGTCGGTCCCGACGGCGACCTGTACGTGTCCTCGCTGCCCGGCTTCCCCGAGCTGCCCGGCATGGGTGGCGTGTTCCGGGTGGACCGGCGCTCCGGTGCGGCGTCGTCGGTCGCGACCGGTCTGACCGGTGCCGTCGACCTGGCGGTGGCGGGGGACGGCACGATCTATGTCGCGGAGCTGTTCGCCGGCCGCATCAGCGCCGTGTCCGGCGGTGCGGTGTCCACGTTGGTCGAGGTGGACTCGCCTGCGGCGATCGAGGTCGCGCGCGACGGGACCGTGTACGCCACCACGGGGGCGTTCGGTCCCAGCGGCGCGGTGGTGACCATCACCCCGTGA
- a CDS encoding putative quinol monooxygenase: MYGLHGRIDASDGHGEEMVGHLLAGVDELAEHGCLLYVVSRPDDAPDAVYVYEVWTDAEAHQASLQLPSVQEAIAKARPIIAGMSERVAFTPVGGLGLPSVG, from the coding sequence ATGTACGGACTTCACGGACGGATCGACGCAAGCGACGGGCACGGTGAGGAGATGGTCGGCCACCTGCTGGCGGGCGTCGACGAACTGGCCGAGCACGGCTGCCTGCTCTACGTCGTCAGTCGCCCCGACGACGCACCGGACGCCGTCTACGTCTACGAGGTCTGGACCGACGCCGAGGCACACCAGGCGTCGCTGCAGCTGCCGAGCGTGCAGGAGGCGATCGCCAAAGCGCGGCCGATCATCGCCGGGATGTCCGAGCGGGTGGCCTTCACCCCCGTCGGCGGCCTGGGCCTGCCGTCGGTGGGGTAG
- a CDS encoding DUF5615 family PIN-like protein has protein sequence MRLLVDENLSPRLITTLQRAGHDAVHVLDAGLGNTDDADILVAAAEQHRVIVTADTDFGALLAARGTPTPSVVTLRSSDHLTPDEQARLVVAALTQIGQELEDGAVASLTPERIRLRSLPITAQ, from the coding sequence ATGAGGCTGCTTGTCGACGAGAATCTGTCACCGCGGCTGATCACCACGTTGCAGCGGGCTGGCCATGACGCCGTACACGTCCTCGACGCCGGCCTCGGCAACACCGATGACGCCGACATCCTCGTTGCCGCTGCCGAACAACACCGTGTGATCGTGACCGCCGATACGGACTTCGGTGCGTTGCTGGCAGCGCGCGGTACGCCGACTCCTTCCGTCGTGACGCTTCGATCGTCGGATCACCTCACGCCGGACGAGCAAGCCCGCCTCGTCGTCGCCGCCTTGACGCAGATCGGACAGGAACTCGAGGACGGGGCGGTCGCCAGCCTGACGCCCGAGCGAATCAGGTTGCGCAGCCTGCCCATCACCGCCCAGTAG
- a CDS encoding RNA polymerase sigma factor, which yields MSALASLATPDDVEVGSAAWYAQRWERARRLAGHLLGDWADAEDVASEVLLRVWARWERHGLPDNPDAYVARALRNEVVNRFRRRDRERRSLALSRVPTDVAGPEDHTAERDHVDRLLRHLTPADRDTVVAHYLDDRSCEDIADELALAPASVRARLHRSRRRLAALPHG from the coding sequence ATGTCCGCCCTCGCCAGCCTCGCCACCCCCGACGACGTCGAGGTGGGTTCGGCCGCCTGGTACGCGCAGCGGTGGGAACGCGCCCGCCGCCTGGCCGGCCACCTGCTCGGCGACTGGGCCGACGCCGAGGACGTCGCCTCCGAGGTGCTGCTGCGGGTCTGGGCACGCTGGGAACGCCACGGCCTGCCCGACAACCCCGACGCCTACGTCGCCCGCGCGCTGCGCAACGAGGTGGTCAACCGCTTCCGCCGGCGCGACCGCGAACGCCGCTCGCTGGCCCTCAGCCGCGTGCCCACGGACGTCGCCGGACCCGAGGACCACACCGCCGAACGCGACCACGTCGACCGCCTGCTGCGACACCTCACGCCCGCCGACCGGGACACGGTCGTGGCGCACTACCTCGACGACCGTTCGTGCGAGGACATCGCCGACGAGCTGGCGCTCGCACCCGCCAGCGTGCGCGCCCGGCTGCACCGCTCCCGCCGCCGGCTCGCCGCCCTCCCGCACGGGTGA
- a CDS encoding type II toxin-antitoxin system death-on-curing family toxin yields the protein MHDRLLDAFGGAAGLRDAEGLDAALNRPRSGYYEDEIAEAAALLESLLVNHPFVDGNKRTAFAVADIFLRLNGRSLKVETDEAYGVIVGVLEDSKDRFARLEAWLRRRTATKP from the coding sequence GTGCACGACCGGCTGCTGGACGCCTTCGGCGGTGCGGCCGGGCTCCGCGACGCCGAGGGGCTCGACGCCGCGCTCAACCGTCCGCGGAGCGGCTACTACGAGGACGAGATCGCGGAAGCGGCGGCGCTCCTCGAGAGCCTCCTGGTCAACCATCCCTTCGTCGACGGGAACAAGCGCACGGCGTTCGCCGTCGCGGACATCTTTCTGCGCTTGAACGGCCGCAGCTTGAAGGTCGAGACCGACGAGGCGTACGGCGTCATCGTCGGCGTCCTGGAGGACTCCAAAGATCGCTTCGCTCGTCTCGAAGCGTGGCTGCGTCGCCGCACGGCTACGAAGCCTTGA
- a CDS encoding winged helix-turn-helix transcriptional regulator, producing MNDPDLQLTRRQRQVLAALQRLHERDGFAPSLRELAAEVGVASASTVLHHVRVLEQRGVVERRPHAARTVTTTSR from the coding sequence ATGAACGATCCCGACCTCCAGCTCACGCGGCGCCAGCGGCAGGTGCTGGCCGCGCTCCAGCGCCTGCACGAGCGCGACGGGTTCGCACCGTCGCTGCGCGAACTGGCGGCCGAGGTCGGGGTCGCCTCGGCCAGCACCGTGCTCCACCACGTGCGCGTGCTCGAGCAGCGCGGCGTCGTCGAGCGCCGGCCACACGCTGCCCGCACCGTCACCACCACCTCGAGGTAG